A window from Scleropages formosus chromosome 17, fSclFor1.1, whole genome shotgun sequence encodes these proteins:
- the fam151b gene encoding protein FAM151B isoform X2, translated as MGDRTSQHFPLQGAIQSEDALSVQWYHAANSKSKIADALKSSADMIEADVLLRGHNPKEPIMAHPPDTDSDITLHDWLKEVSMSEKGIKLDFKSLQAVAPSITLLEKFRGHLHGPVWINADILPGPGGGATDLDPVSFLKAVGSGLPGSVLSLGWTTNWERGAENPGYSWEMVREMEEVCRPLKQPVTFPVRAALLPQSFLQMQWLLQQSSSYSLTVWTGQADEWKVEDLLPYRQNIDKSRIYYDLLESQYTTLWKLPC; from the exons ATGGGCGATCGGACCTCGCAGCACTTCCCCCTCCAAGGCGCAATACAGAGTGAGGACGCACTGAGTGTCCAGTGGTACCACGCTGCCAACAGCAAGTCCAAAATCGCGGATGCGCTCAAGA GTTCAGCTGACATGATTGAAGCTGATGTTCTTCTAAGGGGTCATAATCCCAAAGAGCCCATTATGGCCCACCCTCCCGACACAGACAGTGATATTACCTTGCATGACTGGCTAAAAGAGGTGTCAATGTCTGAAAAGGGAATAAAGCTGGATTTCAAAAG CCTTCAAGCCGTGGCACCCTCCATAACTCTCCTGGAGAAGTTTAGGGGTCATCTTCATGGCCCTGTGTGGATCAATGCTGACATCCTTCCTGGTCCAGGGGGTGGAGCCACTGACCTCGATCCCGTGTCCTTTTTGAAAGCAGTAGGTTCAGGACTTCCTGGGAGTGTGCTGTCGCTTGGTTGGACCACGAACTGGGAGCGAGGCGCAGAAAATCCAG GGTACAGCTGGGAGATGGTGcgagagatggaggaggtgtgcaggccTCTGAAACAGCCAGTGACTTTCCCCGTGCGAGCTGCCCTACTACCTCAGTCCTTTCTCCAGATGCAGTGGCTTCTTCAGCAATCCAGCAG TTACAGCCTGACGGTGTGGACTGGCCAGGCCGACGAGTGGAAGGTGGAGGACCTGCTGCCCTACAGGCAGAACATTGACAAGAGCAGAATCTACTACGACCTTCTGGAATCGCAGTACACCACCCTTTGGAAACTCCCATGTTGA
- the fam151b gene encoding protein FAM151B isoform X1 translates to MDSLEFENKGRLFQSRSRSGGQMGDRTSQHFPLQGAIQSEDALSVQWYHAANSKSKIADALKSSADMIEADVLLRGHNPKEPIMAHPPDTDSDITLHDWLKEVSMSEKGIKLDFKSLQAVAPSITLLEKFRGHLHGPVWINADILPGPGGGATDLDPVSFLKAVGSGLPGSVLSLGWTTNWERGAENPGYSWEMVREMEEVCRPLKQPVTFPVRAALLPQSFLQMQWLLQQSSSYSLTVWTGQADEWKVEDLLPYRQNIDKSRIYYDLLESQYTTLWKLPC, encoded by the exons ATGGACTCTTTGGAATTTGAAAACAAGGGGCGGCTTTTTCAGTCCAGGAGCCGGAGCGGAG GACAGATGGGCGATCGGACCTCGCAGCACTTCCCCCTCCAAGGCGCAATACAGAGTGAGGACGCACTGAGTGTCCAGTGGTACCACGCTGCCAACAGCAAGTCCAAAATCGCGGATGCGCTCAAGA GTTCAGCTGACATGATTGAAGCTGATGTTCTTCTAAGGGGTCATAATCCCAAAGAGCCCATTATGGCCCACCCTCCCGACACAGACAGTGATATTACCTTGCATGACTGGCTAAAAGAGGTGTCAATGTCTGAAAAGGGAATAAAGCTGGATTTCAAAAG CCTTCAAGCCGTGGCACCCTCCATAACTCTCCTGGAGAAGTTTAGGGGTCATCTTCATGGCCCTGTGTGGATCAATGCTGACATCCTTCCTGGTCCAGGGGGTGGAGCCACTGACCTCGATCCCGTGTCCTTTTTGAAAGCAGTAGGTTCAGGACTTCCTGGGAGTGTGCTGTCGCTTGGTTGGACCACGAACTGGGAGCGAGGCGCAGAAAATCCAG GGTACAGCTGGGAGATGGTGcgagagatggaggaggtgtgcaggccTCTGAAACAGCCAGTGACTTTCCCCGTGCGAGCTGCCCTACTACCTCAGTCCTTTCTCCAGATGCAGTGGCTTCTTCAGCAATCCAGCAG TTACAGCCTGACGGTGTGGACTGGCCAGGCCGACGAGTGGAAGGTGGAGGACCTGCTGCCCTACAGGCAGAACATTGACAAGAGCAGAATCTACTACGACCTTCTGGAATCGCAGTACACCACCCTTTGGAAACTCCCATGTTGA